A window from Vigna angularis cultivar LongXiaoDou No.4 chromosome 7, ASM1680809v1, whole genome shotgun sequence encodes these proteins:
- the LOC108336369 gene encoding peroxidase 45 yields MSSQSLILHANVFLLLLIAGCHAQLRVDYYRNTCPNVESIVRRAVEMKLQQTDVTVPATLRLFFHDCFVRGCDASVMLASTNHTSEKDNPIDLSLAGDGFDTVIKAKAAVDSVPGCQNKVSCSDILAMATRDVIALAGGPSYAVELGRLDGRVSTKGSVTDHIPDPDLKLEQLNQMFASHGLTQTDLVALSGAHTVGFSHCDQFSKRIYNFKGNKSIDHTLNPAYAIQLQQDCPKNADPETVVQMDPITPKIFDNQYYKNLQQGKGLLASDQALFTHKRTRELVNLFASNNTVFETSFVSAITKLGRIGIKTGNQGEIRRDCSMVN; encoded by the exons ATGAGTTCTCAAAGCCTCATTTTGCATGCTAATGTGTTTCTTCTTCTGCTTATAGCTGGTTGTCATGCTCAACTTCGAGTTGACTACTACAGAAACACATGTCCAAATGTTGAATCGATTGTTCGGAGAGCAGTTGAGATGAAACTTCAGCAGACAGATGTGACAGTTCCTGCTACACTTAGGCTGTTCTTCCATGATTGTTTTGTTAGG GGGTGTGATGCTTCTGTGATGCTAGCTTCAACAAACCACACATCTGAGAAGGATAATCCTATAGATCTTTCACTAGCTGGTGATGGATTTGACACTGTGATCAAAGCCAAGGCTGCAGTTGACAGTGTACCTGGCTGCCAGAATAAGGTTTCATGTTCTGACATTTTGGCAATGGCAACTAGGGATGTCATAGCTCtg GCAGGAGGACCATCTTATGCAGTAGAGCTGGGAAGGCTAGATGGGAGAGTCTCAACAAAAGGAAGTGTTACAGACCATATACCCGATCCTGATTTAAAGCTAGAACAACTGAACCAAATGTTTGCTTCACATGGACTAACCCAAACTGATCTAGTTGCTCTATCAG GAGCACATACCGTTGGATTCTCTCATTGTGACCAGTTCTCCAAACGTATTTACAACTTCAAAGGCAATAAAAGCATTGATCATACACTTAATCCTGCGTATGCAATACAGCTCCAACAAGACTGTCCAAAAAATGCCGACCCCGAAACAGTCGTTCAAATGGACCCAATAACACCAAAGATATTTGATAATCAATACTACAAGAATCTTCAGCAAGGAAAAGGGCTTCTCGCTTCTGATCAAGCTTTGTTTACTCATAAAAGAACAAGAGAGCTAGTGAACTTATTTGCATCCAACAACACAGTCTTTGAAACGTCTTTTGTAAGTGCCATAACAAAGTTAGGACGAATAGGGATTAAAACAGGAAACCAGGGTGAAATCCGGCGTGATTGCTCGATGGTTAACTGA
- the LOC108337203 gene encoding protein DSS1 HOMOLOG ON CHROMOSOME V: MATEPKAATEDVKIDLFEDDDEFEEFEINDEWYDKEEGKEVTQQWEDDWDDDDVSDDFSLQLRRELESNTEKN; the protein is encoded by the exons ATGGCAACTGAACCAAAAGCAGCCACCGAGGACGTCAAGATCGACCTCTTCGAAGACGATGATGAGTTTGAAGAGTTTGAAATCAACGACG AGTGGTATGACAAGGAGGAAGGAAAGGAAGTGACTCAACAGTGGGAGGATGATTGGGATGATGACGATGTCAGTGATGATTTCTCTCTCCAATTGAGAAGGGAATTGGAGAGCAACACTGAGAAGAACTAA